A single region of the Chelmon rostratus isolate fCheRos1 chromosome 5, fCheRos1.pri, whole genome shotgun sequence genome encodes:
- the gtf2h2 gene encoding general transcription factor IIH subunit 2 produces the protein MDEEPERAKRWEGGYERTWEVLKEDESGSLKATVEEILFQSKRKRVIESHGQVRLGMMRHLYVVIDCSRSMEDQDLKPNRLTSTLKLMEAFVDEYFDQNPISQVGIITTKNKRAEKLTDLAGNPKKHVAALKKAVDTVCVGEPSLYNSLNLAIQTLKNMPGHTSREILIILSSLTTCDPANIYELIKTLKSLKVRVSVIGLSAEVRVCTVLTRETGGSYHVILDESHFKELLMLHVKPPPASSSSECSLIRMGFPQHTIASLTDQDSKPSFSMSHLDSSSGPGLSLGGYFCPQCHAKYTELPVECKVCGLTLVLAPHLARSFHHLFPLQAFIESPVEELQVDRFCQACQGELKDKSIFTCPSCRSVFCVECDLFIHDSLHCCPCCIHNQSASCS, from the exons ATGGATGAAGAACCAGAAAGAGCCAAGCGCTGGGAAGGAGGCTATGAGAGGACATG GGAGGTGCTGAAGGAAGACGAGTCTGGCTCACTCAAAGCCACAGTGGAAGAGATCCTGTTCCAGTCCAAAAGGaaaag GGTGATAGAGAGCCATGGACAAGTGAGGCTTGGAATG ATGCGTCACCTCTATGTGGTGATTGACTGTTCAAGGAGTATGGAGGACCAGGACTTGAAACCAAACCGCCTCACCTCTACGCTAAAG ctgaTGGAGGCTTTTGTCGATGAATATTTTGACCAGAACCCCATCAGTCAG GTGGGCATCATCACCACGAAGAATAAAAGGGCTGAGAAGCTGACTGACCTGGCAG GAAATCCAAAGAAGCACGTTGCTGCTCTGAAGAAAGCAGTGGACacggtgtgtgtgggagagccGTCCCTGTACAACTCTCTCAACCTGGCCATTCAGACCCTCAA gaaCATGCCTGGACATACGAGCCGAGAGATCTTGATAATCCTCAGCAGCCTGACCACATGTGACCCAGCCAACATATATGAGCTGATCAAG ACCCTGAAGTCTCTGAAGGTGCGGGTGTCGGTAATCGGCCTGTCGGCGGAGGTCCGGGTGTGTACGGTGTTGACCAGGGAGACGGGCGGCTCGTACCACGTCATCCTCGACGAGAGTCacttcaaagagctgctgatgctgcacgTCAAACCTCCTCCAGCCAGTTCCTCATCTGAATGCTCTCTAATACGCATGG GTTTTCCTCAGCACACCATCGCCTCACTTACTGACCAGGATTCCAAGCCTTCGTTCAGCATGTC TCAtctggacagcagcagtggtCCAGGTCTGTCGCTGGGAGGGTACTTCTGTCCACAGTGCCACGCCAAGTACACAGAGCTGCCTGTGGAGTGTAAAGTCTGTG GATTGACTCTGGTGTTGGCCCCCCATCTCGCGAGATCCTTTCACCACCTCTTCCCCCTGCAAGCCTTTATAGAGAGTCCTGTGGAGGAGCTTCAAGTAGACAG GTTCTGTCAAGCTTGTCAAGGGGAGCTGAAAGATAAAAGT ATATTCACCTGTCCGTCATGTCgcagtgtgttctgtgtggaGTGTGATCTCTTCATCCATGACTCGCTGCACTGCTGCCCCTGCTGCATTCACAATCAGAGCGCCTCCTGCAGCTGA